The window CACCATCCACTCCCGCGGCGGGGTGTAGCGACAGCCGCTCGCCGCCGCCACCACCGACTGCCGGGCGATCGTCGCGAGGGCGGTGCGCGACTCGGGCGAAAGGTCCCACTCAGGCAAGGGCGAACGCTCCGTAGCCGACCACCCGGTCTTTTCCGGCCAGGCCGCCGGCGGTGTCGCCCGAGCTGCGCAGGTCGAGCTCGGAGACGGTGAGTCCGCGGCGTCGCGCGGCGAGCAGCAGACCGCGCAGCGGATTCCTTCCGCAGGCGTCACCGGCCGCAATGCCGTCCACGTCGAGCGCGACGATGGCGTCGGCCGTCGCCCGGTCGCGCGCGGCGGCGGTCGCAGCGTCGAGGAAGTGCGACAGATCCGTCGAGACGACGATCAGCGTCTCCTCGCCGCCCCAGAGCCGATCGAGGACCGCAGCCACCTCTTCCGGGGTGGCGTCGCCGACGACGAGCGGCACGAGCTCGAAGCGCTCGAGCGCGACCTGGAGAAACGGCAGCTCGACCTCGAGCGCATGCTCGCGTTCGTGCGGCAGGTCGGAAACGACGACCTGCGGCAGAGAGGCGAGATGGACCGCGGCGTCGGCCGCGACCGGCACGTCGCCCAGCGGCGTCTCGAACGCTTCGGCCACCGGCAGCGCCAGGCCGGCGAACGGCACGAAATGCGACGGTCCGAGCAGCACGACGCGGTCGATCTCGCCGCGCCCCGACGCGAGCTGATGAAAGGCGCTGCCCGCCACCGGGCCGGAGTAGACGTAGCCGGCGTGCGGCGCGATGAGCGCCTTCGGGCGCCACCCGAGCGGCGGAGCGGCTGCCGCAAGATGGCCACGGACCTCGGCTTCGAGGCGGCGTGGATCGGCCGGATAGAAACTGCCGGCCACGGCCGCAGGACGGACCTTCATGTCTGGAGGATACTCCTCCCGAAGCCGGCGAGAGAGGCTGAGCCTCGGGCACCGTTGCGACGATCAGGGCTCCCCTGCCGTCGCCTCCCTGGCAGCGCCGAGAGTCACCGTTCGTGGAGCCGGGAGGAGAGCTCCCGGGACGGGCTCCCCGGCGAGACGATAGAGGGCTCGACTCGCGATCCGTTCCGCGGCGGCGCGGGGAGTCCCGGGCCCGCCACCCGGCTGGAGAGTCACGGTCAGCTCGAGATCGCGCCAGCCGACTTTGAGCATCCGCAGCTCACCGCCCGCCCACCAGGCGATGTCGCCCACGCCGGAGACTGCGGAGAGGTCGCCGGTGGACAGTCGCCGCAGCATCGGCAGCGCGGCCTCGAGCTTGCGTCGCACCGTCGCTGGGCTCGCGAACCGGCGGACTTCGAGCGCCGCGTCGAGGATCGCGCCGGGTCCGTGACCGTAGGCGCAGCGCGCGAACTCCGCTCCCGAGCTCGCGTCGAGCGGCCCGCTCAACTGGCCGATTTCGCGATCGGGCAGCTCGTCCGCAGCCTCCGAAGGCGGAAAGAGGGCGCAGGCGTCGAACGTCTCCGGGCCCCGCGGACCGGTGAAGGGGGCCCCGTCCGACCCGGCGCCGCAGGCGAGGATCAGAGCGGGGAGAACGCCGAGCAGGGGAAGAAACGCGAACCGAGGGGCCGAGCGATGGGGGCCGTAGCGCACGCCGCACAATCTATCGGATGCCGCCCCGCTTGCGCAGGCTCGCTCGCGAGCCGCCCGGCAGCGCGATCGGCCGCGCAGTGCCGGTACGGGAAAGATGCCGGGGAGAGGAGTATCCTCGAGGCATGGCCGACGCTCCCCTCGCGGCTTCGTTTCCCAACCCCTTCAGCCATCCCACGCGATACTGGCACCGGCTGGACGACGGACGCGCGCAGTGCGACGTCTGTCCGCGCTTCTGCAAGTTGCGCGACGGCCAGCGCGGGCTCTGCTTCGTGCGCGCCGCCGCGAACGGCGAGATCGTGCTCGCGAGCTGGGGGCGTTCGTCGGGATTCTGCGTCGACCCGATCGAGAAGAAGCCGCTCGCCCACTATCTGCCCGGCACGCCGATCCTCTCGTTCGGCACCGCGGGCTGCAATCTGGCCTGCGATTTCTGCCAGAACTGGGACATCTCGAAGTCACGCGAGACCGACACCCTCGCCGACGCCGCGACACCGGAGACGATCGCGCGCGCCGCGAAGGAGCTCGGCTGCCGCGCGATGGCGTTCACCTACAACGATCCGACGGTCTTTCTCGAGTACGCCATCGATGTCGCCGACGCCTGTCACGCCGTGGGGATCGCGGCCGTGGCGGTGACCGCCGGCTACATCTGCCCCGAACCGCGCCGCGAGCTCTACGCCCACCTCGACGCGGCGAACGTCGACTTGAAGGCCTTCACCGAGGAGTTCTACAGGAAGATCTGCCACGGGCATCTCGAGCCGGTGAAGGAGACGCTCGTCTACCTCGCGCACGAGACCTCCGTCTGGTTCGAGATCACCACCCTCCTCATTCCGGGCGAGAACGACTCCGACGGCGAGCTCGACGCCATGTCGCGCTGGATCGTGGAGGCACTCGGCCCCGACGTGCCGCTCCACTTCACCGCCTTCCATCCCGACTACCGGATGCTCGACCACCGGCCCACGCCGCCCGCGACACTCACCCGGGCGCGGCAGATCGCGCTGGCGAACGGACTGCACTACGTCTACACCGGCAACGTCCGCGACGCGACCGGCGGCTCGACCTGGTGCCCGGGCTGCGGCGCGCGCGTCATCGGCCGCGACGGCTACGAGATCACTGCCTGGAACCTCGCGAGTCCTCTCGACTCGGGCGCCTGCGCCGCCTGCGGCACGAAGATCCCGGGCAGGTTCGAAGCGCGCCCCGGAACCTGGGGCGCGCGCCGGCAACCGGTGCGCCTCTCGACCTTCGCGACGTAGAAGTCTCCCGGCCACGGGGTCCGCAGAGCGATACTCTCGCCCTACCATGCCGCGAATCCTGGTCGATGCCGATGCCTGTCCGGTGAAGGAGGAGGTTTATCGCGTCGCGCGGCGGCTGGGCGTGCCGGTCGTCGTCGTGGCGAACAGCCGGATGCAGGTACCTCTCGCCGCGGCGATCGAGTTGAAGGTCGTGGCGAGCGGCCAGCTCGACGATGTCGACGACTGGATCGCCGAACGCGCCGGCCCGGACGACATCGTCGTCTCCGCCGACATCCGGCTCGCCGCCCGCTGTCTCGCGGCCGGCGCGCAGGTGCTCGGGCCCGACGGCCGGGCGTTCACCGAAGAGGGCATCGGCTCGGCGCTCGCGACCCGCGAGTTGATGGCCGGGCTGCGCGAGCTGGGGACGATCTCCGGCGGTCCAAAGCCGTTCGCGCCGCAGGATCGGTCGCGCTTCCTGCACGCCCTCGACGAGGCCGTCCGAGAAGCTCGCCGGCGTTAGGGCAGCCCGGTTCGCAGAATCCCGACGGCCGTCGCCCCGCTCAGGGCACCGCGCTCGACCAGGCGCTCGTGTCGCCGGTGCCGAAGCCGTCGTTGAAGAGCGGCCCCTCCACGACCTGGCTCGACGTCGCGGCGTAGTTGTCGAGCGACGTCGCTTCGCCGAAGCCGGCGGCCGGAAGCGCCGCGGCGACGGCGACGAAACCGGCACCCGGAGCGCTGACCGGGCCCGGATGCGTCGCGACGATGGCAAACGTGACCGCCGCCCCGGGCGGCAGTGCGATCGCGGCATCGAGGCCCCCGGCGCCGCTCGCCGGGCAGACTCCGCCGCCAGTCCCGCCGCAGGTCCAGCTGACGTCCTGGAGGTCGCGCAGGCTCGGCAGCACCGCGCGCGCCCCGGCCAGTGTTCCGCCGGCGTTCGCGACCGCGAGCGTCGCCGCGAAAGGCGCCTGCTCGGGGATCTCGGCCGGCAGGGCAAGCGTGGCGACGAGGTCCGACGACCCCGACTCGCCGCAGCCGGTGGCGGCGGCAGATGTGGAGCAGAAGTCGCAGGCGTCGCCGGCGCCGTCGCTGTCGGCATCGGGTTGGGCGAGCGGCGAGACGTTGGGCGGATTGAAGATCACCGGGCAGTTGTCGGCGCCGTTGGCGTAGCCGTCACCGTCGAAGTCGGCGTCCTTGGGCAGGCCATCGTGCACCGGGAAGCCGCCGCTCACGGCGAGGCGCGCCGGCCGGCAGGTCGGTTCGCCGGCGAGCACGTCGGAACAGAAGAACGCCGGGTAGGAGGCCGAGTTCGCGAGCTGGAGGGTGGCGTAGTCGCTGCTGATCTCGCTCGTCAGGCAGAGCCGCAGGTCACGCCCGCACACCTGGATCGCGGCGTCTGCGCAAGCCGCTCCCGTCCATACGGCGAGAACCGCCTCCTCGCCGAGGAGAGCCTTGCCGGCGCGCAGCACCAGGGCCACCTGGCTCGAGCCGGCCTCGATCACGGCGCGGTAGGGCTCGCGCCCGGCGCGGTCGAAGACGACGACGTCGCCCTTGCGGCCGACGGCGAGCTGGCCGATCTCGTCGTCCATCGCGCCGGCCACCGCGGCGTTGAGCGTCGCCGCCTCGAACAGATCGCGGTCGGAGAGCCGCCCCGCCAGGTGGCGCCGGTTGTAGGCGTCCGCGCAGCGCAGCTCGCGCAGCAGGGTCGCCGATCCGGTGACGATCCAGTCGCTGCCGAGGGCGAGCGGTACACCGCGGCGGGCGAGGTCGGTCACCGGCGCGGTACGGCCGTAGAGCGCCAGATTGCTGCGCGGCGACCAGACGAGAGTCGAACCCGCCGCGGCCATCTCTGCGACATCCGGCGCCGTGATGCCGATGCCCCTCGCGATGAGCGCGCCGTCGATCTCGTCGACGCCGCCGGCCACTCCACTGCTGTCCGAGGCGCAGACGAACTCGTTCGCCGCAGTGGCGTCGATGCCCTCGGCGAGGACCATCCAGAACGGTTGGCCGGGCGCCGGCGCGGGCAGCGCTCCATAGGCGCAGCTGCCGTCGAGGCGGGTACCGCCGGTGTCGTTGAAGGGGAAGGCGTCATCGTCCCAGAACGGGCTCGAAAGGCCCTCGAGATTCGCAGTGTCGAGGTTGCGCACGAGTCCGGCCGGGCCGACCTGACCGCGCATCGCGGTCGTGCCGGCCATGAGGTGGCGCAACTCCCCCCAGCGCTGCTGGGTGACCGAGGCGGCTCCCAGGACGTCGATCTGGGAGTGTCCGTTCTGACCCAGCCGCCAGTCGTGGCGATGCTCGAAGCGCTCGTCGCCCCAATCGGCGGGCAGGTTCTGCGCATAGTTCAGAAAATCGACGCCGTTCACCAGGCCGGGGGAGATGACGCCATCGAGGCAGTCGATGCGGGTCGCCGTGGCGTAGCCGGGCGATGCCGAGCAGTCGCAGGCGGCGCAGACGATCGTGCCCGCCGCATCGAGCAGCAGATGGCCGTTCTCGAGCACTTCGCCGGGCGCGAGCACGGTACCGCGCATGAGGAGCCCGGCGTCGCCCGCGGTCGCGGCGCAGACGCCCGAGGGCGCGGGCGGCGGCGGCGCCGGACATACCGTGGCGAGCGCGGGCAGATGGCCGAGGAGGGCGAGCGCCGTCCAGGCGGGCGCGGCGGCGCGCCGCGGGACGAAACGGTGCCGACGGACTGCCATCGTTCGCAGGTCTGCGGACATACGCGTTCTCCGGGTTCTTTGCGGCGCAGTCTCGCACAATCGGATCCGGCCCGGTGCGATCGCACCCACCGGGGCGACCGCTCCCGGACTAGGGCAGGCGCCGGGCCACCGGCGCTTCGGCGAGGATCTCGTCGAGTCGGGTGATGACGTCGCCGCCCGCGAGGCGCTGCGCGGGCAGGTAGGCGACCAGCCAGCCGGAGGTGGTTTCGGGCAGCACTTTCACCCGATGCGCGTCGGTGATCGGCGTGCCGAACGGCCCCGCGGCGTCGGCGAGGAGGGGCTTGCCGGCGAGGTCGAGCGGGCCGCGCATCGAATCGAGGATCTCGCCCGGGAGGCCGGAGCGCAGCGTGACCGGAAAGTCGAACGAGCCATCGCGCATCATGCACGACGGCACCTTGAGCTCGATCGAGAGCTGATTGTTCAGGTCGACCAGGGGATGGATGCCCGGCAGCGCCTCGCCCTTGAGCAGGCGGCGCACCAGCGCCTCCGAAGAGGGCCGGTAGCGCGCCGGATCGGTGCCGGCCGCCTTGAACAGCCGCCGCAGCGCGGTCACCGTCGGATCCTCACCGAGCTCGGCCGGGGTCCACTCGGCGCGCAACTGCGTCGCGGCCCGCTCCCGCCGCGCGGCAAGCGCGGGCTCGCCCTCGCCGGTGGCTTCGAGGTGGATCCAGCAGAGCTCCCAACCCGGCAGGGCGACGGCGAACGAGGGTGCGCTCATGCCGCGGATTCTCTCACCGCCGGCCCGGCCGCACTCGCTGGCGAACTACGGCAACACCACGCTCCAACCCGTTGCGTCGCCGGTCTCGAAACCGCTGGTGAAGACCGGTGCCGGCGGAGTGCCGATGACGAAGGCCGCGGAAGCAGCGGGCCCGGGATTGAAGGCGCTGTCGACGGCCTCGAGGGTCCAGGTGTAGCTGCCCTCGGCGAGGCCCGAGAGGGTCCACTCGCTCGCGACGCTCAGGTTCCCGGGCTCTGGAGAGCGGCGCGCGGTCGAGACCGGAACGCCGTCACGATAGAGCCGGAGCTCATAGGTCAACGCCTGCGCCGGAGTGAGGTCGTCCTCGGCAGGGCTCCACCAGAGGTCGACGGAGTTGTCCCCCAGGACCTGCGAGTCCAGGAGGCTCGGCGCCGTGGGTGCCAGGTTCTCCGCCACGGAATCGTTCAGGTAGAGATGCATCTGCGTCTCGATGAGTCCGTTGCCCCCCGGAACGAAGTAGGAGCCGGCGATGAAGTAGTCGAGATCGCCTTCGCCGTCGATGTCGAGCCAGCTGAACGAGCCACCGCTGAATCCCATCGCGCGCGGGGCCGGCAGCTGGTTGCCCGAGTCCGAGAAGACGCCGCCGTCGTTGTCGAGGACCTTCGCCCGCCCTTCGATCTGCGAGCCGGAGTTGTACGTCCCCGCGAGGAGGATGTCGACGTCGCCGTCGGAGTCGTAGTCGGCCCAGTAGGCCGCGGTCAGGTCGAACCAGCCCTCGCAGAAGACACAGTCCATGAGCTCGACCGGCACGAAACTCTCGGCATCGTTGCGATAGAGGCGCAACACCGTGTTGTAGCTGTCGTCGATCTCCTTGACGTTGCCGGCGACCAGGATGTCGAGATCGCCGTCGTCGTCGTAGTCGCCCCACTGCGCCTCGCCGTGCTCGACGGTGAGCGTGCCGAGGATCTCCTCGCCGACGAAGACGCCGTTGCCGTCGTTGCGGAACCGGTGGATGAAACCGGTTTCGGTCAGCGGAGCGATATGGACGAGGAGCAGGTCGAGGTCCTGATCGCCGTCGAAGTCCGCCCAGCTGCTCTGCATGTGGTTGGAGCGGCCGAAGTCCGTCGCCTCTTCGGTGAACAGCCACCCGCCGCTGCCGTTGCTGCCATCGTTGCGCATCAGGGCGGTGCGTGACGTGAAGGTCTCGTCGTTCCAGATCGACGGCAGCAGGAGATCGAGATCGCCGTCGTTGTCGTAGTCCGCCCAGCTGATCGAGTTCAGGTCGAAGTCGGCCTGGTCGTTGTCCTCCCAGTAGCCCGGCAGGATCGTGTCGGTCGGCACGAGCGTGCCGGCGTCGTTCCTGTAGATCACCGTCTGGCCTTCGCTGCCGAGCGCGAGATCCTGGTCGCCATCGCTATCGACGTCTCCCCAGGCGAGGTCCGAAGCACCCACGGTCACGGTGCCCAGAGGGACATCGATGTACGAGAAGTTCCATTCGGTCGCCGCATCCGGCGCCGGCGGACCATCGTTGCGCAGCAGGACCATCATCTCCTCGACGCTCGTGTTGTAGACCACGTAGTACCCGAGGACGGCGATGTCGAGGTCGCCGTCGCCGTCGTAGTCGGCCGGAGCGGTCGTGGCCACCCAGAAGTCCTCGTCCTGCGGCGTCACGAAGAGCGGATCGAGCGGGGTGACCTCGGTGAAATCACCGAAGGTGCCCCCCGGACCGGGCTGAACCACGACGGCGTGGCCCGCGACGTCGGAGTCGCCGTCGTCGTCGGTCACCGTGAGGGCGACGATGTAGGTGCCGGCCGCGGCGAACAGGTGCGTCGGGTGCCGCTCGGTCGAGGTCGAGCCGTCGTCGAAGCTCCACAGCCAGGAGGCGATGGTGCCGTCGTTGTCGCTGGAGGAATCGGTGAAGGCGACCGACAGCCCGGTGGTCGAGAAGTTGAAGGCGGCGGCCGGCGGCTGGTTGACCGGCGGCGGCGGCGGTCCCGAGAAGTGACGGATTGCCCCCTGCCAGCCGGCGATCCAGGCATCCCCGGCCGGATTCGCGGCGATGGCCGCGAAGGCCCCGAAGCCGGCCGGGCCGGCGTCCATGACTGCCCAGTTCGCTCCCCCGTTGGCCGAATAGAGTGCGTGGCCTCCCGCCGTCGCCACCCAGAGCTCGCTCGGGCCGACCAGCGCGATGTCGACGAGCTGGTCGTCGGCGGAAGGCGTCGGCAGGAGCTGCCAGCTCGCGCCGCCGTCCGTGCTCCGCACGGCATAACCGCCTCCACCGACGGCGTAGCCAATGGCCGAGTCCCAGAAGTCGAGGTCCTTCACCTGCGGGGCCAAACCGGGCAGCGACCCCTGCGTCCAGCTCAAACCACTGTCGGTCGTGCGGTAGAAGGTACCGTCGTACGACGCGGCCCAGCCGCTCGGGCCGGCGAAGTCCACCGCGACGTAGGTTCCCAGAAAATCGGTCACCGGCACCCAGGTAGCGCCGGCGTCTACGGTGTGAAACAGGGCCGCGCTGGCGAACCCCTGGCCGATGACCCAGCCGTCGACACCGGTCGCGAAGTGCAGATCGACCGCTGCGAGCTCGGGGGGCGCGGAAGCGCTCGCGGTCCACGACGCCCCACCGTCGGTGCTGCGATAGACCCGGCCGGTGCCATCGACCGCCACGGCCTCCTGCGGCCCGATCACTTGCACCGCCTCGAGACTCGCTGGGGTCAAGGTGGCGCGCAACAACCAGGCCGCGGAGCTGCCGGCGCTGGTCAGCACCTGCCCGGCCTGCCCGACCGCGATCCGATCGCCGTTGGCGAAGCGGTCGAGGTCGCGCAGCTCCGTCCCCGAGCCGCTCGAGATCTGGTGCCAGCTCGCACCGCCATCGGTGGTGCGCAGGACGAAGCCGGGGCCGTAGCCGAAATAGCCCGTCTGCGGGTCGGTGAAGACCGGCACGGCGCTGCCCAGGAAGCCCGGAGCCGGACCGGGGGTGGCGAAGGTCTGCGTCCAGGTGAGGCCGGCGTCCGTCGAGCGATGGAGATTCCCCGCGCCATCGGATGCGACCACGATCGATGCTGCTGGCAGGGCGAAGGCGACGCCGACCGCGAACGGACCCGGGTCGAT is drawn from Thermoanaerobaculia bacterium and contains these coding sequences:
- the amrB gene encoding AmmeMemoRadiSam system protein B, translated to MKVRPAAVAGSFYPADPRRLEAEVRGHLAAAAPPLGWRPKALIAPHAGYVYSGPVAGSAFHQLASGRGEIDRVVLLGPSHFVPFAGLALPVAEAFETPLGDVPVAADAAVHLASLPQVVVSDLPHEREHALEVELPFLQVALERFELVPLVVGDATPEEVAAVLDRLWGGEETLIVVSTDLSHFLDAATAAARDRATADAIVALDVDGIAAGDACGRNPLRGLLLAARRRGLTVSELDLRSSGDTAGGLAGKDRVVGYGAFALA
- the amrS gene encoding AmmeMemoRadiSam system radical SAM enzyme, whose translation is MADAPLAASFPNPFSHPTRYWHRLDDGRAQCDVCPRFCKLRDGQRGLCFVRAAANGEIVLASWGRSSGFCVDPIEKKPLAHYLPGTPILSFGTAGCNLACDFCQNWDISKSRETDTLADAATPETIARAAKELGCRAMAFTYNDPTVFLEYAIDVADACHAVGIAAVAVTAGYICPEPRRELYAHLDAANVDLKAFTEEFYRKICHGHLEPVKETLVYLAHETSVWFEITTLLIPGENDSDGELDAMSRWIVEALGPDVPLHFTAFHPDYRMLDHRPTPPATLTRARQIALANGLHYVYTGNVRDATGGSTWCPGCGARVIGRDGYEITAWNLASPLDSGACAACGTKIPGRFEARPGTWGARRQPVRLSTFAT
- a CDS encoding YaiI/YqxD family protein codes for the protein MPRILVDADACPVKEEVYRVARRLGVPVVVVANSRMQVPLAAAIELKVVASGQLDDVDDWIAERAGPDDIVVSADIRLAARCLAAGAQVLGPDGRAFTEEGIGSALATRELMAGLRELGTISGGPKPFAPQDRSRFLHALDEAVREARRR
- a CDS encoding amidohydrolase family protein, with amino-acid sequence MSADLRTMAVRRHRFVPRRAAAPAWTALALLGHLPALATVCPAPPPPAPSGVCAATAGDAGLLMRGTVLAPGEVLENGHLLLDAAGTIVCAACDCSASPGYATATRIDCLDGVISPGLVNGVDFLNYAQNLPADWGDERFEHRHDWRLGQNGHSQIDVLGAASVTQQRWGELRHLMAGTTAMRGQVGPAGLVRNLDTANLEGLSSPFWDDDAFPFNDTGGTRLDGSCAYGALPAPAPGQPFWMVLAEGIDATAANEFVCASDSSGVAGGVDEIDGALIARGIGITAPDVAEMAAAGSTLVWSPRSNLALYGRTAPVTDLARRGVPLALGSDWIVTGSATLLRELRCADAYNRRHLAGRLSDRDLFEAATLNAAVAGAMDDEIGQLAVGRKGDVVVFDRAGREPYRAVIEAGSSQVALVLRAGKALLGEEAVLAVWTGAACADAAIQVCGRDLRLCLTSEISSDYATLQLANSASYPAFFCSDVLAGEPTCRPARLAVSGGFPVHDGLPKDADFDGDGYANGADNCPVIFNPPNVSPLAQPDADSDGAGDACDFCSTSAAATGCGESGSSDLVATLALPAEIPEQAPFAATLAVANAGGTLAGARAVLPSLRDLQDVSWTCGGTGGGVCPASGAGGLDAAIALPPGAAVTFAIVATHPGPVSAPGAGFVAVAAALPAAGFGEATSLDNYAATSSQVVEGPLFNDGFGTGDTSAWSSAVP
- a CDS encoding VCBS repeat-containing protein; protein product: MNDAPVTLRTAAAGPSFAAHLGALLLGLGSLVLALGTPALAQWSTQSPLPTHLEVHGVAAPAPGRVFLATDDDSFDASGALFESNDGGGTWIQRDVPESLGDGLNGIFFFDDQRGWAWGNSNYRTTDGGTTWEPLPLLGSAYFMEFYSASFGVTTGNFGAYVSRDGGLTWTPSPEEMIAFDFADALTGLGVSGTGLYRTTDGGDTFALVQAGAADAVAFLTPTVAVAIVDGTLLRSADGGLTWAGSNAAEGRNALLAVAADVALAWGRSGTHPDYDDRIFRSADGGETWTDLGEVIDPGPFAVGVAFALPAASIVVASDGAGNLHRSTDAGLTWTQTFATPGPAPGFLGSAVPVFTDPQTGYFGYGPGFVLRTTDGGASWHQISSGSGTELRDLDRFANGDRIAVGQAGQVLTSAGSSAAWLLRATLTPASLEAVQVIGPQEAVAVDGTGRVYRSTDGGASWTASASAPPELAAVDLHFATGVDGWVIGQGFASAALFHTVDAGATWVPVTDFLGTYVAVDFAGPSGWAASYDGTFYRTTDSGLSWTQGSLPGLAPQVKDLDFWDSAIGYAVGGGGYAVRSTDGGASWQLLPTPSADDQLVDIALVGPSELWVATAGGHALYSANGGANWAVMDAGPAGFGAFAAIAANPAGDAWIAGWQGAIRHFSGPPPPPVNQPPAAAFNFSTTGLSVAFTDSSSDNDGTIASWLWSFDDGSTSTERHPTHLFAAAGTYIVALTVTDDDGDSDVAGHAVVVQPGPGGTFGDFTEVTPLDPLFVTPQDEDFWVATTAPADYDGDGDLDIAVLGYYVVYNTSVEEMMVLLRNDGPPAPDAATEWNFSYIDVPLGTVTVGASDLAWGDVDSDGDQDLALGSEGQTVIYRNDAGTLVPTDTILPGYWEDNDQADFDLNSISWADYDNDGDLDLLLPSIWNDETFTSRTALMRNDGSNGSGGWLFTEEATDFGRSNHMQSSWADFDGDQDLDLLLVHIAPLTETGFIHRFRNDGNGVFVGEEILGTLTVEHGEAQWGDYDDDGDLDILVAGNVKEIDDSYNTVLRLYRNDAESFVPVELMDCVFCEGWFDLTAAYWADYDSDGDVDILLAGTYNSGSQIEGRAKVLDNDGGVFSDSGNQLPAPRAMGFSGGSFSWLDIDGEGDLDYFIAGSYFVPGGNGLIETQMHLYLNDSVAENLAPTAPSLLDSQVLGDNSVDLWWSPAEDDLTPAQALTYELRLYRDGVPVSTARRSPEPGNLSVASEWTLSGLAEGSYTWTLEAVDSAFNPGPAASAAFVIGTPPAPVFTSGFETGDATGWSVVLP